The Orcinus orca chromosome 4, mOrcOrc1.1, whole genome shotgun sequence genome includes a region encoding these proteins:
- the MAB21L2 gene encoding protein mab-21-like 2: MIAAQAKLVYQLNKYYTERCQARKAAIAKTIREVCKVVSDVLKEVEVQEPRFISSLSEIDARYEGLEVISPTEFEVVLYLNQMGVFNFVDDGSLPGCAVLKLSDGRKRSMSLWVEFITASGYLSARKIRSRFQTLVAQAVDKCSYRDVVKMIADTSEVKLRIRERYVVQITPAFKCTGIWPRSAAQWPMPHIPWPGPNRVAEVKAEGFNLLSKECYSLTGKQSSAESDAWVLQFGEAENRLLMGGCRNKCLSVLKTLRDRHLELPGQPLNNYHMKTLLLYECEKHPRETDWDEACLGDRLNGILLQLISCLQCRRCPHYFLPNLDLFQGKPHSALESAAKQTWRLAREILTNPKSLDKL, from the coding sequence ATGATCGCCGCTCAGGCCAAGCTGGTTTAccagctcaataaatattacactGAGCGCTGCCAAGCGCGCAAGGCGGCCATCGCCAAGACCATCCGAGAGGTCTGTAAGGTGGTCTCGGACGTGCTAAAGGAAGTGGAGGTGCAGGAGCCTCGCTTCATCAGCTCCCTGAGCGAGATCGATGCCCGCTACGAGGGGCTGGAGGTCATCTCGCCCACAGAATTCGAGGTGGTGCTCTACCTAAACCAGATGGGCGTCTTCAACTTCGTGGACGACGGCTCACTGCCCGGCTGCGCAGTGCTCAAACTGAGCGATGGGCGGAAGCGGAGCATGTCTCTCTGGGTCGAGTTCATCACAGCGTCCGGCTACCTCTCGGCGCGCAAGATCCGCTCACGTTTCCAGACGCTGGTGGCTCAGGCGGTGGACAAGTGCAGCTACCGGGATGTGGTCAAGATGATCGCGGATACCAGCGAGGTCAAGTTGCGCATCAGGGAGCGCTACGTGGTGCAAATCACTCCGGCGTTCAAGTGCACCGGTATCTGGCCTCGCAGTGCTGCACAGTGGCCTATGCCCCACATCCCCTGGCCCGGCCCCAATCGGGTGGCGGAGGTCAAGGCCGAAGGGTTCAACTTGCTCTCTAAGGAGTGCTACTCGCTGACCGGCAAGCAGAGCTCTGCGGAGAGCGACGCCTGGGTGCTGCAGTTCGGAGAGGCTGAGAACCGCCTGCTGATGGGCGGCTGCCGAAACAAGTGTCTCTCGGTGCTGAAGACGCTGCGGGACCGCCACCTGGAGCTGCCTGGCCAGCCGCTCAATAACTACCACATGAAGACGCTGCTGCTGTACGAGTGCGAGAAGCACCCGCGGGAAACGGACTGGGACGAGGCGTGCCTCGGAGATCGGCTCAACGGCATCCTGCTGCAGCTCATCTCCTGCCTGCAGTGCCGCCGCTGCCCTCACTACTTTCTGCCCAACCTCGACCTTTTCCAGGGCAAGCCCCACTCGGCCCTGGAGAGCGCTGCCAAGCAGACCTGGAGGTTGGCCAGGGAAATTCTCACCAATCCCAAAAGCCTGGACAAACTATAG